A region of the Chitinivibrionales bacterium genome:
TTTTCCCGGGCCTCGCCCGAAAAGCGGGTGTTAATATTTTTCAGCAGACCGGCAATATCAAACTGCGTTTCATTAATTTTCAGCACACCGGTTTCCAGACCGGTAAGTGCGATAATGTTTTCGACTGTTTCCATAAGCCTGGTTGCGGACCGGCGGATAAGGAGCAGCTCTTCGCTGCTATTTCTGCCGACCTGCGAATCATGCAGCAGTTCAGCCAGCGATAAAACAGCCGTAAGCGGGGTGCGCATTTCATGGGATACTGCAGACATGATACCCATTTTCATCCGGGACGTCTTTTCGGCTTCATCGCGCGCCCGCACCGTTGCTTTTAAAAGGGCCTTTTCTTCGGTAATATCGATAAATGTACCGACCAGACCGGATACCTCGCCTTCTTCGGTATGAAACGCGGCCTTGTAAAATTTCACGTCCCGCAATTCGCCGTCACCGCGCGTTACTTTCCACTCATATCGCTGTGAAGTCCCGTTAGTAAATATCTCGTTGTCCTTCCGTGCATACTCTTCTGCAATATCAGGCGGGGCCATGTCCCATACGGTTTTTCCTTTAATAAAATCACGGCCTTTTCCGGTAAATTTTTCCATGGCACGGTTGCACCCCAGATAGCGGCCGTCACGGTCTTTGAAAAACACCGGAATGGGAATGGTATCGATAAGCGTGGAAATAAACGAATGCTGCCGGCGTATTTCCGACTCTCCTGCCATACGACGGAGCATTACTGCGGCCTGACGGCCAAGCATTTCGAGAGCTTCGCGCTTTTCGGATGACAGTACCCTGTCTTCGTGCATGATAAACGAAGCCGTTCCATACACATCACCCTGCCACGAAATACCGAGAGTATAGACCCTGCCAAGATCAAGGCTCTTTGTAACCGACCCACACACCCCGGCCGGAATTGCACCAAAAAAAAGCTGGTGTATTCCACCGGGAACTTCAATCAGATCACCCGGGCGGAGCGGCCCGAGAGAGGCGGAACCAACGGGCATTGTCAATTCCCTGATGTCACCGAGCATGGAAACAAGCTTGTCGATATAGCAGGGATGAATATAATAATCACTCACTTTCATAACGCCGGCATTGGCATCATAGATACTGACAACCGAGAAGGCACCCCCGATAATCGTACCGGCAAGCTCTGCAAACACCCGGTAGATATCGCTGCTTTGCGCAACAGCGCCGAACCGGACTGCACTCGATGAGAGCACCAACAGGTCGTTTTTGTACGATTCCTTGCGGACCTCGAGGTCCTTGAGTTCTGAAATGTCCTCGACACTGCCTTCAAAAGTAGTTGTTTCATTTCCCTCGCTGTCTACTCTTTTCACGCGGCGGATATTTTCTCTCAGAAAAATATCAGTACCATTTATCCGTTGAAATCTGCGGGTAATTCCACGCACCTGTTCGTTATTCAAAAGTCGCTGCGATACTGTTTCGGAAAACATTCCCGGAGTAAAAAGTCCGTTTTTCAGTAATTGCTCCACCGATTCACAGCCGAACATTTGCGCAAACGCCGGGTTTGCATCAATCAGCTCACCGGCAGCAGTTGCCTGATATAATCCAATGGGGACCGTATTATACAGTGCACGGTATTTCCGGTCCTGGTACGCGGCTTTTTCCACGGCAGAGGATATAACCAGCTCATAGGTTACGGCAATGATAATTACCAGCAGAAGCGAACCGAAAAGACGGAGCTTGAAATTGACCGTATAGACATAGTGCAGGTCCCACAGGTGCGGCAGGACAAGTATACATGCTACAAGCGCAAGAAACGAAAAAGCAAGCGGCATCCCCTGCCTTCGTCCCAGCAACAGCATTGCGGCAATGGGATACCCGAAAAGCCAGAGATGGCCCGAACCCTCTGAACCACCGGTTACCAGTAAAAACAAAAAGAGCAGACCAACGAGGACCATGAAAATCCATATGCTGCGTCGCGATGATTTATGCCGGAGAAGATACAGCACATTCAGGACAGAAACGGTCAATGCAATAATGTCGGCCCCGGCAACCATATACATGCCCTCAAAAAGCGCTTTAATGCCGAAGATCAACATATACAGTATACCGACACTGTGAAGCACA
Encoded here:
- a CDS encoding PAS domain S-box protein, whose amino-acid sequence is MLNQRRGREACLPLPHNSGRIPLKTEKMSERNFKNKSKGKTAGQSGRSSLLAGEHIRLRTLIVLHSVGILYMLIFGIKALFEGMYMVAGADIIALTVSVLNVLYLLRHKSSRRSIWIFMVLVGLLFLFLLVTGGSEGSGHLWLFGYPIAAMLLLGRRQGMPLAFSFLALVACILVLPHLWDLHYVYTVNFKLRLFGSLLLVIIIAVTYELVISSAVEKAAYQDRKYRALYNTVPIGLYQATAAGELIDANPAFAQMFGCESVEQLLKNGLFTPGMFSETVSQRLLNNEQVRGITRRFQRINGTDIFLRENIRRVKRVDSEGNETTTFEGSVEDISELKDLEVRKESYKNDLLVLSSSAVRFGAVAQSSDIYRVFAELAGTIIGGAFSVVSIYDANAGVMKVSDYYIHPCYIDKLVSMLGDIRELTMPVGSASLGPLRPGDLIEVPGGIHQLFFGAIPAGVCGSVTKSLDLGRVYTLGISWQGDVYGTASFIMHEDRVLSSEKREALEMLGRQAAVMLRRMAGESEIRRQHSFISTLIDTIPIPVFFKDRDGRYLGCNRAMEKFTGKGRDFIKGKTVWDMAPPDIAEEYARKDNEIFTNGTSQRYEWKVTRGDGELRDVKFYKAAFHTEEGEVSGLVGTFIDITEEKALLKATVRARDEAEKTSRMKMGIMSAVSHEMRTPLTAVLSLAELLHDSQVGRNSSEELLLIRRSATRLMETVENIIALTGLETGVLKINETQFDIAGLLKNINTRFSGEAREKGLEFKCEIPGKMPAVTGDEAKTAMVLQQLVSNAVKFTDSGEVAVHAAVEQNRHQQTNDIAVVFTISDTGPGIAKEIKELVYDAFFQADQTSRRKHSGSGLGLPVTQGLIVLLGGTFEMKNNNPNGTICTLRIPYKRENTPDKDAPEEATHDTKENPCNR